Within the Taeniopygia guttata chromosome 15, bTaeGut7.mat, whole genome shotgun sequence genome, the region CTATGCTTTGCTGAGAGGTGTCACTCAAGGTAGGCTGTAAAACTGatttctgtgctgctcagtTGAGCATATAATTTGCTGCAACAACATTTGACACCTCCTGAGAGTAGCTGGGTAGCTCATACCTCTGGCTGTGAGAGCTCTCTACTGGGCCTGGGCAATTTTTGCTGCACTATTCATATTTTTTTTGGCATGTGGTCTTTGAGGCTGCgttcctccccaggagctcaggcttggggttttttttagcacCAAAGTTCATACTGTGAAGCACAGGGTGGAGGCTGGAGTTAGTTATGACTACTCCATCCTGccacattttattatttaagtTCTCAGAGTGCTCAGCACTGTTATGTTTTCACTTAGAAATCAAAACCTCAGTGAGTGTGATGCTTCAAACAGTATAATTTGCATCAGCACAATCACCTGTCAGCCCTGGTTGCTGCAGATGGTTGTGGATGCCAGCTTGAGGTTCCTGAACTCTCTGTGCTGAACTGATTTTTTGTGTGGGTCTGTTTTAGGAGAATGCGTTTATTGGTCAATCCAAAATCTACAGCTACCTGAATCCCAACAAAGCTGGTGCTCGCCCCCCGCTTCAAGAAGAAAACTCTGTCATGTATCACGAGGTGAAATGTCAGGGCAAAACACTAAAGGAAACCTACAGGAAAGGAGCTGGTAAGACTGAGCTTTGGATTGCTTATCTCGGTGAAGGTGCTCCCACTGCCCCAATTCTAATATTTTCatcaagaaataaaagcagtgaGGATGAGCCCAAACTGTGGATGCCGAGTTTACGAAGGGGAAGAAAACCCATCTGGCTTGTGTTTAAAGGTGCATTTAACAGCCTTGGTAATTTGTCAAAGCACTTTGATGCAAGCACTTTTACAAGCAGGTATTTTCAGGAGTGTCAGGCTTTCTGGAAACTTGGGGCTTTTAGTTCCTAATGTGGCTCCCCAGCTTTGACAAGGAGGTAAAGATGGCTTTAGCTTGTCCCACTGCTGAGGCCTTGCAGCTGTGCTTCTTTTCTCCAGTGAGACTGAAACATCTGTCTCAGCAGATGGGACTGTTAAACCTGATGGTTTACTCTACATAAAAACGTTGATGAGCTTTAAACCACTCTCACCTACCTCTGAGTCAGTTATatgaggaggaggatgtggTTGTATTGGGGTAGGGTGCAAAAAAACAAGTAAATGTTGGTTGTGGGGAATGCAGATTTCTTGTCAGTGCCAGCCCTTTAGGTCCCATGGATTTACCCTGGGTGGCATTGGCCTCTTGGTACCAACATCTGCAGCTGCTAAACCCAGCAGTGCAGGGTCActgctctcctttttctctcatttgACAGAACTCTAAACCACTGGAATTAATTTAAAGCACTCGGGTACAGTTGGCCCTAAGTTCAGAGCCTTACTCGATTTCCTTGTCACCAGGAAAAAAGAATGGTGGCAAAATAGTTGAAGGTGCTGTGAAACCAGAAGACCAGAAGGATAAGGAAGGTGGCTGCAATCCTTCGGTGCCCTCTGATCAAAACCAAGAAACTGTGGAAACCCAAAAGACTCCCCTGCCTGCAGACTGTGCTGAGGAGGCCAATGCAAAGCCAGCTCAGAAGAAGATGGTTAAAGCAAAACGAGGACCAAGGAAAAAGTAAGTGATTTCTGGAATTGTGAAAGGATGGCTCTTTGTTTTCTCAAGAATATCATGCtttaaaaaccctaaaataGCATCCAAGTACCTACTTTGCAGAGGACTTGTTTGTCTTGAAAGCAAGGTTAATGTGTTCTATTGTTCTATCACAAGTGAAACATTCGCTGGTTACctatggaagaaaataaattaatgagcCATTAAGACCTACTTTCCTGTGGACAAATGGGAATGTGTCTTGTCAGAAGGAACAGTTGGAGGCTTCCTGGCTGAGCTGATACCCTTTCTCTTGGTATCGGAGTAATATGACCTAACATTAATGAATTCCTTGCCAAGCAGTTTTCATGACCTAAATTTTCGAGTGCCTTCTGGCAAGGCACGCAGGGGGCCCCAGACTTGTAATGTGACCTTCAGCTGATTTCCAACGACATCTCATTTGTATTGTTCAAGAATTAGTACTGGAGTAATGGAAATAGTGTGGGGAAGAAAAGGGGATGTAGCTGTGGTTTGAAGCTAAGAGTATTGATAAAAAACACTGATTCATATTGATTACCTTTCAACTTACCAAGctcaaataaaaatttcttgCACATACCTTTGCTCTAGTGCTCTAACTTAACAAATAGTCtgaaatatgtgtgtgtgttctctttttcttcctccttagAACACAAGGAAGAACACCAAACAGAAAAGTGACAGATTATTACCCAGTTAGAAGAAGTTCCAGGAAGAGCAAATCTGAATTGGAGGTAGTGCTTCTTGTTTAAATGACATTACTTATAACATGTCTGACTAGCTGAAAATTTGGGGGCATGTGTAACTATGGTTTCCATTCCAAATGCAAATAAAGTTGTGCACTTGAAGTATTGTTAAGAACATGCTTAAGCTTTGGAAATGCTGGTCCAGTTTAGAGCAGAATCTAGCTGTTTATGTATTTTGGGGGCAGAAATCTGTCTTTCTGCTGTTCAGTTTGCTGGAAATATGAGATGGTTTGGAACAATGAGTGTCATTGGTGGGTAATTTCCTTCCAGCTCTAGAAGTAGCTGCAAAAGCTATCAACAATattatggttttgtttgttcttgttTATTCTGCAGactgaggaaaggaggaaaatagATGAGCTGATTACAAGtgggaaagaagaaggaatgAAGGTAACTGCAGTGCCAACCAAAGTTGTCATGTACTGTTTATTACACAGTATCTTGATGTTAATCTATTTAAACAAAGAGTAGCAGAACTCAGTCTCAGGACCCTGatgaaaatgcaggaaaactGGAACACAGTCCTTCCTTTTGAGTGAGCAATGTCCTTTTGGGTGGAGGATATGTATGTGCTGCAGCCTCAGTTATAAATCTGAGGGGGCTTCTTTCATTGGAAGACTTTGTGTCCAGCTACCCAGTAACTCAGTGTGTCACAAATTCATCCTGCATTCCACTGTGCCAGACATTGTGCTTCTACAGCTTTGTCTGCAGTACACACAAATTCCCTTTTGCAGCAGCTTTTTAATGACAAATCATTTCCTAGTAATCAGCATATCTGCAATGATGTTAAGCAGCTGGGAAATGAGagagtattttcttttcaactcAACAGATTGATTACATTGATGGCAAAGGGAGAGGAGTAATTGCTACTAAACATTTTAATCGAGGAGAATTTGTGGTTGAATATCATGGGGATCTCATTGAGATCACTGATGCCAAGAAACGAGAGGCTGTATATGCTCAAGACCCATCCACAGGCTGCTACATGTACTATTTCCAGTACCTCAGCAAAACCTACTGGTAAGCTCAAGTTTCTATTGATAGAGGCTTTGAATGcttctaattattttcttgttttcatgccaattttttgtttttaatgggaAATGTGAATTATGAAATCTTTTGGAGCACTGATCCATGGTCTGAGAGCCTCCTATATGCCTGGGCTGTGAGGAATGGTAGGTGACTCAAAGCCCTCTTCTTTGAAGTATAGCACAAGCTATGTGGAGAGTTGCTCTGCTTGGATGAGGCTTGTAGTTCTGCAGTGGTCTTCTGCCTGAATTTATCCTTTGTAAAATGGACTCCTTTATCTGAGTTGAGATGAGTTGGTTTGGAAGGAAGGATGGACAGACTCCCTGGAAGAGAGACATTTCTTTTGACTGGGTGTCCTTGTTGCTCTAGTCTGACACCCACTCCAGTCCAagctttataatttttttcacatctggattctgcttttcctggaaaCAGGCAGCTCAAACAGTccaaatgtttcattttctcgGTTTTGTACTAACTTAAAAATCTCACAGAGCTGTTTCAGTTTCCCTGCCTTGCCATATTAGGGCTGCTTATTTAATCATGGTTGTTCTGTAATGTAACATGATAACATTATGTTTCTCCTTAATTTTTCAAGACTGGTGTGAATTCCTCCTTCTTTGTGTGATTTCCACTTTGGGCTTTGTCCACACGTGTAGCCCTGTCCCAGGTGCCATCCCACGTTCTGTTATTGCTCTTTCAGTGTCGATGCTACAAAAGAAACAAATCGTCTGGGAAGGCTCATTAATCACAGCAAGTGTGGCAATTGTCAGACCAAGCTCCACGACATTGATGGTGTGCCTCATCTCATCCTCATAGCTTCCAGGGACATTAAGGCAGGTGAAGAACTGTTGTACGACTATGGAGACAGAAGCAAAGCTTCCATTGAAGCTCACCCGTGGCTGAAACACTAATTCATCTTccttgttttggggtttttatttttggactGAGTGTTCTACAAGGAGtcaatgaattttttttttttttctgccctcaCTTCCCTCAGCTTTCTTAGTGGATGGCTTATGGTCTTCCAAGCTCCTTAAAAACTGCCTTTTTGCTTTGCAGTATTTAAATACCTATTACAGTTTTCCAGGCAGGCTTGAATATTTGATCTTAGATTGCCAAAACTTTTCTATCATAAAAGGAAAACCCTCCTTAAAATTCGAATGCTTCTGCGTAGTGACCAGTGCCACTTGAGTAGTGAAAGACTTGCACAGAAACTTCATCACTGGGGTtgtgcttctgcttttgcaagGAAATCTCACGCCCCACGTTGGGGTGCTGAACTTTGGCTTTATGACAGAAGTACTGCTGTACTCTGACTTGGTCATCCAGTGGCTTAACTGCCTGTCAGACTGCTTTTCACAGCCCAGTGCTGACAGGCTTCTCTGAGATGGATGCTACTGTCATTCTCAAATAATTTGTGGTAGGAATCCAGTTTCTCCTGTGTCATACATTCTGTTGGCAATGAACTTCAAATGCACTGGCACTGAGGGAAAAGGATGGTCAGATTGACTGCTTCCTTTGGAGAAATTGCTCCCAGCCAAATGAGGATAAATTTTGATAGACTGGGTTGATACTGATTACAGATGTGAAGATAGAACTTCACAGTGAGAATTAATGTTTGACATTTACTTATTTTCTAAACTTTGAGAAGGTACCTTTTTTATAGTCCATGGCTGATTATTGGAGGTGTCTCCCAGAGGATTTTAAAGAAGTAAAAACTCTCTCCAAAAATTTTTTATATTACCTTCCTATTCTAATTAGCCACATCAGAAGCTATTTATTTACTGTGAATGCTTGAAGTAGAGCATAGTGGTTCCAAAAATAGGAGTCATCTTCATATGCAGCTTCAAACTGTAGTGATGGAGTTCATGCAGTGAAGAAAGTAGATTCCTTATTGCCTGGTCCTGTAGGTCTGTCCAGCACGTCTGGTCCCACTGTCTCACATGGGAGTCAAGCGCTTGGCATCTCGTGGATGTTCGGAACGTTTCTGTTGGAGAGCCAAATCTGGGATATAGGCAGGCAATACAATGCAGGTCCTTTATGTTAAAGAGGAATTCTTACCAGTTGGAATATTTGCCAAGGCAGGCTTGGCACGTGTGTAGATGAAAATGGCTGTGAGCCATCAGCCACGCTTGCTGCTGGAAGATGTCAGCAAGGGATCTGTGGCTCTGTTAATGTCTTCTATTCCTCATGTCTTgaaggctgctgctgttccagctgAATGCCCTCTAGACAATCTTATGCTTGCCTATGTGATAGGTCAGATAGCAACAACATCCTGGTTGTGTGCTCCAGCAGCAAGAGAGGTGACTTAgtgatgtattttttaaattaaaaacttgaAGACAATGTCTCtgtaaaataaagaatatatttattattgatGAAACGGCTGCTATACTACCTGTCTCCATTGCAGTTTTATGAGCATTTTGAAAGAAAGCTGTGAAATCATTGGCTGTTAAATGCTTTATATTATTTACTGCTTCACACAAGGCAAACTCATCAGAGCAAGCCTAggtattttcccatttctgaaGAATTAACTGGAGACCTGTTAATTTACATGTACTGAATTTCAGGTAAGCCTCGTTGGCCAGCTTGTCTGAGTTGGCAGTGATTTTTCTCTGGTCTCAGTAATAGAGACCTCAGCAATGTGTACAGTGTCCTGTTAAACTAGAGCACTTCCCTTAAGTCAaaattggaataatttttaaaaattttatttaaacatttacGTGTTCTCTATCAGGTTGAATAGCTTAAAACCTCTGTACTTCAGCATCGCTTTTGTAAACAAGAAAGGGGAAAGATCTCCCTGTtttacataaaaagaaaatgtcttttatgAAAGATTAACTGGTAATTGAGTAGCACTGCATTGGAGGATGGAAATAAAGCTCATGTTGCACTGCATATGTATCCTTTACTTTTCTAGGAACACATACAGAGATCTAGAGATCTATCTCAATGTACTTCTCACTGGAATGTGTCATTTGGGTGTTTATCTCTTGTGCCTCACAGGAAAGCTTCATCTTCTAACAAGGTGTCACAGGGAAAGATACCCTTGGGTTGGGAGCTaaactgctttttaaaggaGATTGGAAAATATATCCCTGGATAAACCTTGGAAGAGGATGGAATTCAGATTACATATCAGCATCTCTCCAGCTCAGAGATGCATCTTGGCTGTTGCTGattgtttctttgtttcatttttctgtgcaCAAAGCCTCTGCTCAGGCCATGCAGTACTGCCTTCCTTGCTGCCATGCTCTAGAAAATACACAATGAGGGCATGGCCAAGGCTTATTGATATTTTGAAGATGGCAAAAGGACTTCATCGGTTCTGTGCCCTGGCTAAACCAGCTGGCTTGGGTCAGCCACCTGAGGTGTGGCCTTGCTGTAACAGACAGTTGTTCCTGACCtctgaagggaggctgcagctctgccttctgAGCCACATTTACATTGTGCAGCTGAGCATATGTGTGAAGTGCCCTATATTTTTCATGCTGCCAGTGTAGGAGAGGGAATCAAAAGACTTCAGagtctgcttttatttctgaagagAGTAAGATCACAGTTTGATACCTGTCACTGCTTCTTTTATGTCTGTTCAGACTTCTGCTCTGGATATTCTACCTTTCTAAATGGAGAACCTAATTGGTGTCTTTCAAGCTTCTTTCCCCACTCCTCTGTTTGCCCTATATGCTTCCACTGGTGCTAAATCTCATTACTGAGGCCAATACACAGCTTGTGGCAGGTGATTGAAAGAACAGAGCTTATGCAAAACACAACTCCTACCACAGGAGACCGTCAGCTGtcagaaatgaaatgtttgcAGCATCTGTTCCAGTCTGAGCAGTGCCTGCACCTCAGGCCTTCATGTGGGCAGAGCCCAAttgcagcagcttttcttccttCACTGTGCTTTTCTCCACTGTTCATCTCACCTCCAAACAGCCACTTTTGAATGGCATGTCTGTCTTATCTTCATCTTACAAAATCATTTGGACTGAATGTTTTGATAGCTGGACAGGATAAGTATGCTGTAGTACAGATCATCACAGGCTCTTCTAATAAGAATAAACCCCAAGTTTgtataaatgttttattttctacatGTGGGTAATGTCTGACATTATGAAATACAAAAAGTGTCTGTTTCAAACAGTTTCTGAAAAAGCAGAGTAAAATCTATTCTGAAAGAATATTATACAACAGGATTTTAACGAGATCGCTCATTCTATACAGTAGgagtgatgctgctgcttccaatCATTGTCTTTCCTAATGCCTCTGAGGCTCATCAGTGCCATTCTCACCAGCAGCAAAGTCCTTGAGGATGTTCATTTTCcatgtttaaaagaaaacctagaaaaagagaaaaaaatcaatagcagAAAGGGAACAATAATCTACAAGTGGAAAACAAGGAACAGGCAGGGGGCTGGCCCTGCCAATGTGCTATTTTGGGGGACTTTAGGAACAGACCCTGAGCTCGTGGGTTTTGTGTACAGGGTAAATAAAGCCTGGGGCCAGCTGGGGtgctcccacagcacagccctgaggggctggcaggggaggcaagtattgaataattttgttcaGGAATGCTTGtttttcctaggaaaaaagTGACTCCCTGCTTGCCTGGGTGGAGGTTGCTTTCCTGTGCAGTGCTTTTTCCCCAGGAAGAGATTGCTTTATCAGGCTTTTAACTTTACATGGAGAGCAGAAAACAATATCCAGCCAATTAGGCTAAAGTTCAGCATCCACTCCTGGATTCACTGTGAGAGGAGTGGGCCATGTTCTTACAAATTCTGCCCCAAAAGCTGCAGACAAACTTACAACCGTTTGATGATTGTCTTCTCTTCACTGTCCtttctgctgccagcactgctacCACTGGCTTCTTTTTCCAGTTCTTCAGTTTGGTCCCTTTTCTGTGAGATGATCCcactgggaaaagaaatggttttgtttattttttgtgggtttgtgcAGTGTGACTGTGCATGAGTTCGACCTCTCACTGGACATGGGTGAATGAGTATTCACAGGACAGGGATGACGGCCCAGCCTCTTCCTTGTAGTGAActgaaaataatgaattattaTCTTTAAATACAGCAGTGTAATGGTGCCAGGGTTATGCTTTAATGAGAACACTAAAAAAGTAACAAGCTGACTTctccacagagaaaaaaatggcaaGTCATAATGGGGGTGAAAGGGAAGTGTAATCACACTTGGATTTGTGCAAAATCCAAGGGTAAGAAGAGGGTGAAGACACAAATGGTGAATTTCTGCAGGGGTAGATGTGTGGTACCTCCAGCGCAGCCACCCAGGCTCACACCAGGCCTGGGAACAGATGGGAagttcccagctctcctgcaagGCAAGTGCCTGTTCCTCTTTCCACCCTACAGAGGAGAGAAGAAAGGCTTTGCCTCAGCTCTAGATTTTGCCATCCCACTTCAGTGTTTCTACAATCCAGAAGCTGTAACCGCCTACTCAAGGCAACAGTTTCGGTTTGACCAAAGGGTGTTTTCCCTGCCTGGAACAGGGTGAGATTTTCCCAGCCTGCTCACTCAGTGTTTTCACAGCATGTCCTGAGCTGACCTCAGTCACTGAGAGCTCAGTGGATCAAAGCTTGTGACTGCTGTAGCTGCAGGCCACGAGCAGCCAAGCAACACTCAACTGGATTCggaaataaaaacacagagcaCTTAAAAACTGGTGTGACACCAGGCACAGGGTAATTCTGAGGCAGACTCTCCTCTTGGATAAATGAGACAGTGAGCTGTTGGGTAACACTGCAGAGCACCAGTCACTTTGAGCCAGTCTCTGAGCTGTTTGTTACCTTGTGTTATGCAGAGCTTATTTCCAATGTGTACAAGGCATTTTAGAACATCTATTTATCCTCTTCTCCTGCACAGTTACTCTTTACACAATTACAGTTAGGATTTTATGTTACTATTTAGAGGGAAAATGGGTTTTGGCCTAAGCTGTAACACTGTATGAGGAGATAATCTCACAAATTACTCGACCTGAaaagcagccctgccctgctcttgGCGCACAGCACTTTGACTAGATCactaaaaacctgaaaacattCCCACTGTTACATGTTTAACTTGGCCTATACTAAACTGTGTAACAGCTGGGAAATCAAAGCAAGAAGCCATTCCACTGCTGCACAGCAAAGcagccagctgagctgggaaagTGCTGTTAGGCAGTTTGTAAATTCTTGGATTTAAGTGTAACTTCTTGGCTTAACCTGCCTGTTACAGACAAGCCAAAGGGCGGGCTCGCTGTATCCAGGAGGGTGCTGCTGAGATATCCCAACTGAAATCTAATGTGCTCAGACATTTTGTGTCTAGATCAAGAAGAAATGTATTGACCCAAAGAATTTATAATCCAACCTGCTGAGAGAGGGCAGAGGTTGGGAAGGAGAGCCTTTGGGGTGAATGAATTTGTAGCACCAAGATCAAGACCATTCCCACATCCCACCCTTTGACTCACACTGACTCTCCCTTCAAGAACGACCAAACCCTTCTGTGAAATCACTTGCTTTACACAGTTCAAGGGCCTTACACAACCTCTGTTGGCAGTcttaaaaaccccacagcttATCATGAATAATGAAAGAGCTCAATATTCTGTTTCTAGATCAGTGCCACATCCCCGTGGGAGCAAAGGACCAGAGATCACCCAGCgtggtgctgcaggaggaaggaaagtTTGACTAAATCTGAGCTGGAAACCCCCTGTGCTCTTTGGTATGTAGTGTGGCTTTAGACACAGTGTGTGTGCAGTTGCTGTGACTGCACAGATGAATTCCTGTGCAGGAGAACCCAGCCTGGATGTGGAGTGGGAGTAACTCTGCGTAGGCTGAGAGTGGGACAATCATGGGAATGGGCTGAGAACTGTGCAGAAGAAAAGggagtttggtttttaaatCCTGTTGCCTTGAGACTTCATTGTTCCCCCATTTTTCTTTGCTCACTTGTATGCTCTGGGGAGCACAGAGGTCACTTACATATCTGGGCAGTGCCTATCCTGACCTAGGGGCCCAACCCTGCAAGACTCTCACCTGATAAGCTTCATGATACCACTTGTTATTAGTGGTATTAGTTCTCTGCTGGCTTCAAGCTTTACCTCTTATAGCACTGTAGCTCCTCTTGCACCACCAGAAGCTGAGCTTTCAGCTGGTTCCTCTCTTGCAATACATCTCGGAGCTCCTGTAACGTGAACCGGGGCCGGTTGGGGTCTGTGAGGTCTATCACCATTTGATCTGGTCCAAGGCTGGGCTGTAAAATAAACAGTGATAGATCTTGTAACCTCTCAAAAAACTCAGCATTCAGAGAGTAAAATATCTGGATTTTCTAAATATGGAATTTTTAGAACTAATATGAATTCATCacaatcctgattttttttccaagcagttAATTATAgttctttatatttttgtattctcTTAGTGACCAGCCAAGTATAGGCCACAACTGTGACAGGCTCTGACCGTTAAAAGAAAAGTCTCTGTCCCAAGAGTT harbors:
- the KMT5A gene encoding N-lysine methyltransferase KMT5A isoform X1; translated protein: MAARANQRPERDDWQAVKPMGLPRVTRRLPAERLAAAGTPRGQPGPPGAGAPRRGAAAAAAMAGGKKMPKTRAGGVEKASPESAERKGPSRPRAGGENAFIGQSKIYSYLNPNKAGARPPLQEENSVMYHEVKCQGKTLKETYRKGAGKKNGGKIVEGAVKPEDQKDKEGGCNPSVPSDQNQETVETQKTPLPADCAEEANAKPAQKKMVKAKRGPRKKTQGRTPNRKVTDYYPVRRSSRKSKSELETEERRKIDELITSGKEEGMKIDYIDGKGRGVIATKHFNRGEFVVEYHGDLIEITDAKKREAVYAQDPSTGCYMYYFQYLSKTYCVDATKETNRLGRLINHSKCGNCQTKLHDIDGVPHLILIASRDIKISATSPWEQRTRDHPAWCCRRKESLTKSELETPCALWYVVWL
- the KMT5A gene encoding N-lysine methyltransferase KMT5A isoform X2 translates to MAARANQRPERDDWQAVKPMGLPRVTRRLPAERLAAAGTPRGQPGPPGAGAPRRGAAAAAAMAGGKKMPKTRAGGVEKASPESAERKGPSRPRAGGENAFIGQSKIYSYLNPNKAGARPPLQEENSVMYHEVKCQGKTLKETYRKGAGKKNGGKIVEGAVKPEDQKDKEGGCNPSVPSDQNQETVETQKTPLPADCAEEANAKPAQKKMVKAKRGPRKKTQGRTPNRKVTDYYPVRRSSRKSKSELETEERRKIDELITSGKEEGMKIDYIDGKGRGVIATKHFNRGEFVVEYHGDLIEITDAKKREAVYAQDPSTGCYMYYFQYLSKTYCVDATKETNRLGRLINHSKCGNCQTKLHDIDGVPHLILIASRDIKAGEELLYDYGDRSKASIEAHPWLKH
- the KMT5A gene encoding N-lysine methyltransferase KMT5A isoform X3; this encodes MAARANQRPERDDWQAVKPMGLPRVTRRLPAERLAAAGTPRGQPGPPGAGAPRRGAAAAAAMAGGKKMPKTRAGGVEKASPESAERKGPSRPRAGGENAFIGQSKIYSYLNPNKAGARPPLQEENSVMYHEVKCQGKTLKETYRKGAGKKNGGKIVEGAVKPEDQKDKEGGCNPSVPSDQNQETVETQKTPLPADCAEEANAKPAQKKMVKAKRGPRKKTQGRTPNRKVTDYYPVRRSSRKSKSELETEERRKIDELITSGKEEGMKIDYIDGKGRGVIATKHFNRGEFVVEYHGDLIEITDAKKREAVYAQDPSTGCYMYYFQYLSKTY